TCGTCGCCCCTGCCCAGCCCTGCTCCGCGAGCACCTCGATGGCGGCCGTCATCAGCTTCTGCCGCGTCACACGGCTGCGCTCCTGCTCCTGCCTCGTGGCTCCGTTCCCCATACCGCGCATATCCCTACCCTGTTTCAGCACCTCGCAAAAAGCAATCACGCTTGCTTTTTTCCGGGCGGGGGGAACAGACTCTCCACGCACTGGCATGGGAGAGGCAATGGACGCTCGAGTGCTGCGCATCGGCAATGCATCCGGCTTCTACGGCGACCGCTTCTCCGCGTTCCGGGAGATGCTGGAGGGCGGTCCGCTCGACGTCCTCACCGGCGACTACCTGGCCGAGCTGACGCTCCTCATCCTGGGCCGCGACCGGCAGAAGAACCCGGCGGGCGGATACGCCAGGACGTTCCTGCGCCAGCTCGAGGAGACGCTCGGCCTCGCCGTCGAGAAGAAGGTCCGCATCGTCGCGAACGCTGGCGGCCTCAATCCCGCGGGGCTCGCGAACGACCTGCGCGCGCTCGCCGCGAAGCTCGGCCTGTCCGTCCGCGTCGCGCACGTCGAAGGCGACGACCTCGTCGGACGCGCGGACGAGCTCGGCTTCGGCCGGCCCCTCACGGCGAACGCGTACCTCGGAGGCTGGGGCATCGCGGCATGCCTCGACGCGGGCGCGGACATCGTCGTCACGGGACGGGTGACAGACGCCTCGCTCGTCGTCGGCCCCGCCGCCTCCCACTTCGGCTGGAAGCACCACGACTGGGACCGCCTCGCGGGCGCCATGGTCGCCGGCCACGTGCTCGAGTGCGGAGCGCAGGCGACCGGTGGCAACTTCGCGTTCTTCGGTGAGCTCGACGCGCGCCGCCCCGGCTTCCCGCTCGCGGAGATCTTCGCCGACGGCTCGAGCATCATCACGAAGCATCCGGGCACCGGCGGCGCCGTCACCGTCGATACCGTGAAGGCCCAGCTCGTCTACGAGATCGCCAGCCCCCGCTATGCGGGCCCCGACGCCACCGCGCGCTTCGACACCATCACGGTCGAGGCCGCTGGCACCGACCGGGTGCGCCTGTCGGGCATCCGCGGCGAACCGCCTCCTCCGGACGTGAAGGTGTGCCTGAACCGGCTCGGCGGGTTCCGCAACGAGGCCGGCTTCGTGCTCGTCGGCCTCGACATCGAGGAGAAGGCCGCCCGCGTGCGGGCGCAGCTCGATGCGGCGCTCGACCCGCGGCCGGCCGAGGTCGTTTACACCCTCGCGCGCACCGACCGCGCCGATGCACCGAGCGAGGAGCAGGCCTCGGCGACGCTGCGTGTCACCGCGAAGGATGCGGATGCGAAGGTCGCCGGACGCCACTTCAGCAGCGCCGCGGTGGAGCTCGCGCTGGCCAGCTACCCCGGCTTCTTCATGACCACGCCGCCCGGTGACGCCTCGCCCTTCGGCGTCTACACGCCGGCCTGGGTCGATGCGCGGAAGGTGCCGCACGTCGCGGTGCTTCCGGATGGGACGCGCATCGACGTGGCGCCGCCGGACGAGACGCTGAGGCTCGAAGCGGTTCCAGCGCCGCCGCCGCCAGCACCGCTGCCGCCGGGGCCCACCCGGAGCGCACCACTCGGACGGGTGGCCCTGGCCCGCAGTGGAGACAAGGGCGGGGACGCGAACATCGGCGTGTGGGTCCGCACCGAGGAGGCGTGGCGCTGGCTCGTGCACACCCTCACAGAGGAGAAGCTGCGCGCGCTGCTGCCGGAGACGCGCGAGCTCCGGATCCACCGGCACGTGCTTCCCAACCTGCACGCCCTGAACTTCGTCGTCGAGGGTCTCCTCGGTGAGGGAGTCGCGTCGTCCACCCGCTTCGACCCCCAGGGCAAGGCGCTCGGCGAGTGGCTTCGCGCGCGCCACGTCGAAGTGCCGGAACACCTTCTCTGACCCTTCGCACGCTCCCGAGCCCACCGAGGAAGTCCATGCAGCAGACCCAGGAACACCGCGCCATCCGCCAGACCGTCCGCAAGTTCGTCGAACAGGAGCTGAACCCTCATATCGACGCCTGGGAGGCCGCGGAGATCTTCCCGGCGCGAGAGGTGTTCCGGAAGCTCGGTGAGCTGGGGTTGCTCGGCATCACCAAGCCGGCGGAGTTCGGAGGGCTCGGGCTCGACGCGTCGTTCTCGGTCGCCTTCGCCGAGGAGCTTGGCCACTGCACCTGCGGCGCGCTGCCCATGGCGATCGGTGTCGTCACCGACATGGCGACGCCCGCCCTCGCCCGCTTCGGCAGCGATGCGTTGCGACAGGAGTTCCTCGCGCCGACGCTCGCTGGCGAGCGCGTCTGCTCCATCGCGGTCAGCGAGCCGGGCGCCGGCTCCGACGTCGCGGGGGTGACAACGACCGCGCGCCGCGACGGCGACGACTACGTCATCGACGGCAGCAAGATGTGGATCACCAACGGCATGCAGGCCGATTGGATCTGCCTGCTCGCCAACACGGGTGACGGGCCGGCGCACGCGAACAAGTCGCTCATCATCGTGCCGATGGACCGCCCCGGCATCACGAGGACGAAGATCCGCAAGCTCGGCATGTGGGCGTCCGACACGGCGCAGCTCTTCTTCGATGGTGTGCGCGTACCCGCGCGCTTCCGCATTGGCGAGGAGGGGCGCGGCTTCGCGATGCAGATGCAGCAGTTCCAGGAGGAGCGGCTCTTCGTGTCGGCGAGCACCCTCGTCACCTTCGACCGGCTCATCGCCCAGACGGCCGAGTACACGCGGCAGCGCAAGGCGTTCGGCCAGCCGATTCTCGACAACCAGACCGTGCACTTCCGGCTCGCCGAGCTTCAAACGGAGGTCGAGGCGCTCCGGGCGCTCATCTACCGGACCGTGGAGCTGTACGTCGAGAACAAGGATGACGCCGAGGTCGTGAAGCTCGCCTCGATGTGCAAGCTCAAGTCGGGCCGCCTCGCCCGTGAGCTCGCCGATGGGTGCCTCCAGTTCTGGGGCGGCATGGGCTTCACCTGGGACAACCCCGTCGCACGCGCCTACCGTGACCTGCGCCTCGGCTCCATCGGCGGCGGAGCCGATGAGGTGATGCTCGGAATCATCAGCAAGGCAATGGGCACCCTGCCCCGCAAGCCGCGCGGCTGAGGAGAAATGACGTGCCAACGCTCGTCTCCCGCATCGAAACGGCCTCGCCCGCCTTCACCACGCAGCGCGAGGAGATGCTCGCCCGTGTCGCCGAGCTGCGCGCCATCGAGCAGAAGTCGCGTGACACCGAGCAGCAGGCCCGCGAGAAGTTCCAGCAGCGCGGACAGCTCCTGCCGCGCGAGCGCCTGGCGCTGCTGCTCGACCGGGGCTCCCCCTTCCTCGAGCTCTCGACGCTCTGCGGCTACAAGCACCACGACGACACCGACGGCTCGCTCGCGGGCGGCAACACCCTCGTCGGCATCGGCTTCGTCTCGGGGGTGCGCTGCCTGGTGAGCGTGAGCAACTCCGCCGTGAAGGGCGGCACCGCGACGCCCTGGGGAACCCAGAAGATGCTGCGCGCGCAGGAGATCGCGCTCGAGAACCGGCTGCCCGTCGTGTCGCTCGTCGAGAGCGGCGGCGCGAACCTGCTCTACCAGCAGGA
The sequence above is drawn from the Archangium gephyra genome and encodes:
- a CDS encoding acyl-CoA dehydrogenase family protein translates to MQQTQEHRAIRQTVRKFVEQELNPHIDAWEAAEIFPAREVFRKLGELGLLGITKPAEFGGLGLDASFSVAFAEELGHCTCGALPMAIGVVTDMATPALARFGSDALRQEFLAPTLAGERVCSIAVSEPGAGSDVAGVTTTARRDGDDYVIDGSKMWITNGMQADWICLLANTGDGPAHANKSLIIVPMDRPGITRTKIRKLGMWASDTAQLFFDGVRVPARFRIGEEGRGFAMQMQQFQEERLFVSASTLVTFDRLIAQTAEYTRQRKAFGQPILDNQTVHFRLAELQTEVEALRALIYRTVELYVENKDDAEVVKLASMCKLKSGRLARELADGCLQFWGGMGFTWDNPVARAYRDLRLGSIGGGADEVMLGIISKAMGTLPRKPRG
- a CDS encoding acyclic terpene utilization AtuA family protein, with translation MDARVLRIGNASGFYGDRFSAFREMLEGGPLDVLTGDYLAELTLLILGRDRQKNPAGGYARTFLRQLEETLGLAVEKKVRIVANAGGLNPAGLANDLRALAAKLGLSVRVAHVEGDDLVGRADELGFGRPLTANAYLGGWGIAACLDAGADIVVTGRVTDASLVVGPAASHFGWKHHDWDRLAGAMVAGHVLECGAQATGGNFAFFGELDARRPGFPLAEIFADGSSIITKHPGTGGAVTVDTVKAQLVYEIASPRYAGPDATARFDTITVEAAGTDRVRLSGIRGEPPPPDVKVCLNRLGGFRNEAGFVLVGLDIEEKAARVRAQLDAALDPRPAEVVYTLARTDRADAPSEEQASATLRVTAKDADAKVAGRHFSSAAVELALASYPGFFMTTPPGDASPFGVYTPAWVDARKVPHVAVLPDGTRIDVAPPDETLRLEAVPAPPPPAPLPPGPTRSAPLGRVALARSGDKGGDANIGVWVRTEEAWRWLVHTLTEEKLRALLPETRELRIHRHVLPNLHALNFVVEGLLGEGVASSTRFDPQGKALGEWLRARHVEVPEHLL